The following proteins are encoded in a genomic region of Xanthomonas citri pv. mangiferaeindicae:
- a CDS encoding aminoacyl-tRNA hydrolase, translated as MTTGLQLIVGLGNPGPEYARTRHNAGFRVVDALAARAGEAFAIDAKLFGETARVRIDGHDVRLLKPATFMNLSGKSVLAAQRFWKIDPERTLIAHDELDLPPGVARFKFDGGHGGQNGLRDTMRLLGHGRFHRLRIGIGHPGHRDKVTPWVLGRPSADDDILIGRAVDDAIDALPLALAGNFMDAMTRLHTAKP; from the coding sequence ATGACGACCGGTCTGCAATTGATCGTGGGGCTGGGCAATCCCGGCCCCGAGTACGCGCGGACCCGGCACAACGCCGGGTTCCGCGTCGTCGACGCGCTTGCCGCACGTGCTGGCGAGGCGTTCGCCATCGATGCCAAGCTGTTCGGCGAGACCGCGCGGGTGCGCATCGATGGGCACGACGTGCGCCTGCTCAAGCCGGCGACCTTCATGAACCTCAGTGGCAAGTCGGTGCTGGCCGCGCAGCGGTTCTGGAAGATCGACCCCGAGCGCACGCTGATCGCCCACGACGAGCTGGACCTGCCGCCTGGCGTGGCCCGGTTCAAGTTCGACGGCGGCCATGGCGGCCAGAACGGCCTGCGCGACACGATGCGGCTGTTGGGTCACGGTCGATTCCATCGCCTGCGTATCGGTATCGGCCATCCCGGCCACCGCGACAAGGTCACGCCCTGGGTGCTGGGCCGGCCGAGCGCCGACGACGACATCCTGATCGGCCGCGCCGTGGACGACGCGATCGATGCACTGCCGCTCGCACTGGCGGGCAATTTCATGGACGCGATGACGCGGCTGCATACGGCGAAGCCGTAA
- a CDS encoding redox-regulated ATPase YchF, which translates to MGIKCGIVGLPNVGKSTLFNALTKAGIAAANFPFCTIEPNVGIVPVPDLRLNALATIVKPQKVLPTAVEFVDIAGLVAGAASGEGLGNKFLSHIREVDAITHVVRCFENPDVIHVNNKVDPIADIETIDTELALADLDSVERALQRAERSAKTGDKDAKVRAEVLGRVHKGLADGRPVRSLALSDDDRAAIRDLFLLTAKPVLYIANVLEDGFEHNPHLDAVRARAAGEGAEVVPVSAAIEEELSQLDDADRDAFLADLGLDEPGLNRVIRAAYGLLALQTYFTAGVKEVRAWTVKIGATAPQAAAVIHTDFEKGFIRAEVVGYDDFIRYGGESGAKEAGKWRLEGKEYIVKDGDVMHFRFNV; encoded by the coding sequence ATGGGCATCAAATGCGGCATCGTCGGCCTGCCGAACGTCGGCAAGTCGACTCTCTTCAATGCGCTGACCAAGGCGGGTATCGCTGCGGCCAACTTCCCGTTCTGCACGATCGAGCCGAACGTCGGCATCGTGCCGGTGCCGGACCTGCGCCTGAACGCGCTGGCGACGATCGTCAAGCCGCAGAAGGTCCTGCCGACGGCGGTCGAGTTCGTCGATATCGCCGGGCTGGTTGCCGGCGCGGCCAGCGGCGAGGGCCTGGGCAATAAGTTCCTGTCGCACATCCGCGAGGTCGATGCGATCACGCATGTCGTGCGCTGCTTCGAGAACCCGGACGTCATCCACGTCAACAACAAGGTCGATCCGATTGCCGACATCGAGACGATCGATACCGAGCTGGCGCTGGCCGATCTCGATTCGGTCGAGCGCGCGCTGCAGCGCGCTGAGCGGTCGGCCAAGACCGGCGACAAGGACGCGAAGGTCCGTGCCGAGGTGCTCGGCCGCGTGCACAAGGGGCTGGCCGATGGCCGGCCGGTGCGCTCGCTCGCGCTGTCGGACGACGACCGTGCGGCGATCCGCGACCTGTTCCTGCTCACCGCCAAGCCGGTGCTCTACATCGCCAACGTGCTCGAGGACGGCTTCGAGCACAATCCGCACCTCGACGCAGTGCGCGCGCGTGCTGCAGGCGAGGGGGCCGAGGTCGTGCCGGTGTCTGCGGCGATCGAAGAGGAGCTGTCGCAGCTCGACGACGCCGACCGTGACGCATTCCTGGCCGATCTTGGGCTCGACGAGCCGGGTCTGAACCGGGTGATCCGCGCCGCCTATGGCTTGCTGGCGCTGCAGACCTACTTCACCGCTGGCGTCAAGGAAGTGCGCGCGTGGACGGTGAAGATCGGCGCGACTGCGCCGCAGGCCGCGGCGGTCATTCATACCGATTTCGAGAAGGGCTTCATCCGCGCCGAGGTGGTCGGCTATGACGACTTCATCCGCTACGGCGGCGAATCGGGCGCCAAGGAGGCCGGCAAGTGGCGCTTGGAAGGCAAGGAGTACATCGTCAAGGACGGCGACGTGATGCACTTCCGCTTCAACGTCTGA